The DNA sequence CCCCAAGATTGCCGTGGCCGTGTATCTGGAAAACGCCGGCTTTGGAGCCACGGCCGCCGCGCCCTGCGCCGTGATGGTAATGGAAAAGCACCTGCGCGGCTACGTGGCCCCCAAGCGCAAGCGCTGGGAACGGCGCATCATGAGCCGCGCCCGGCAGGAGTAGCACCACCCGTGGCGGTGTAACGTGTTACCCACCGGCAAGCCCGGTTAGGGCCGCACGTCGAACCGGGCGCGGTACACGGTCGTGTCGCCGGGCCCGAACTCGATGCGGCGGTTGTCGGCGTTCTTCAGCTCAAAGTCGCCGTTGACGGTGAACTTCACCTCCGTGATGCGGTAGCCGGTGCGGGTCGTGACGACGGCGCGGTAGAGGGTGCTGTCGGGGCCCACGGGCGTGAGCGGCAGGTCCTGGTCCCAGCTCAGGGGCTTGTCGCGGCCCCGCAGGCCCACCTGGCGCACGTTGGGCAAGCCGCGCACGTCGAGCAGGTACACGACGGTTTTGTCGTGGGCGGGCTGCACGCAGGCGGGCAGCAGCAGGCTGCTCAGGCACAAGGCAACCAGCAGGCTAGGCGTTTTCATGGCGGCGGGGTTTGGCAAGCAGATAATCGAGGCCGAAGCGGCCGGAGCCCAGCACCAGGGCGGGCAGCGCGGCCCACAGAAAGCCGGCGGCGGGCAGCATGTTCCACATACCCTGCTGCAACTGCTGCATGAAAATGGCCACCAGCATGGTGCAGATAATCAGGAAGGCCGACAAGCGGGTACCCAGGCCCAGGGCCAGCAGCAGGCCCCCCACGGCTTCGCTGAACGCGCCCATCCAGGCAAAGAAGCCCGGCAGCAGCGCGAAGAGGCCGCCGTACGCGGCTACGTCGTTGGGAAACCAGTAGGCGACTTCGAACAGGCCCAGGTTGTTATCGGGCGGCGACCAGGGCAGCCCGAATTTGGCAGCCCCAAACTCGGCGGTGAGCAGGTAGCCGCCCACCAGCCGGGGCAGCAGCAGCAGGGCATCCTGCCACCAGCGGGGCAGCGTGAGGGGTTCGAACAAAGGACGCAGTAAACGGAGCATGGCAGGAGAATAAGTGAAAATGGATGAACCAGTTGGCCTTGCCGGCAGCGGCAGCCGGATAGTGAGCCAAAGCACGATAACCCGCCGCCGCCCCGCGCCCCAACTTATATATTGACCCCTCAACCGGGCGGATTTGGGCCCTTTTGCGCGTATTTGCGCCCTGGGACGGGCCCGCCCCGGCCCCTTGCCGGCCGCCCGGCCCCGGCTACTTTGCTTTATCTATATAGCTTTACCCCGATTCTCCCACATCTTCCCCCGTTGGGGCATTTACTCCATCCTCTCCCTTTCCGCTATGCGCTTCTCCCGTCCGCTTGCCTGGTCCCTGCTTCCCTTCACGGCGCTGCTGCTGGCCGCCGGCTACTCCCCGGCGCCCCCGACCACCCCGGCCCCGTTCACCCAGGGCGTCATCACCACCCGGGTGTCGATGCCCGGCAACCCGTTTGACAAGCTGCTGAGCCAGGTGGACCCGGCCAAGGGCAACGTGCAGGCCCAGCTGCAACAGCTGGCCGCCCGCCTCAGCCCGGCCGAGCAGCAGCAGCTACAGGCCGAAGCCGCCCAGCTCAGTCCGGCCCTGACCATCGGGGCCCTGATGCTGCCGCGCAAAGGCACTATCTACTGCCGGGGCAAGGAAGCCCGCGCCACCACCGACGCGCTGACTTACCACCTGGAAAACTACTTCAACCTGGCCACCAACAAGGGGCTGCTGCGGATGGCCTCGCAGTCGACGCCCCAGACGGTGAACTACACCTACGACGCGGCCTCGGTCAAGAAAACCTGGCAGAGCATCGTGGTAACGGCCCAGGACTACACGTCGAAAACCAGTCCCGAAACCACCCCAATAGCCGGCTACCCCAGCCAGAAAACCACCTATACCCTCAAGCCGGGCGCAGCCGAAACCACGCCGGCCGCACCGGGCCAGATGCCCAGCAAGCCCACCGCCCTCGACGTGTGGACCTCGGCTCAGATTCCGCAGAGCCTCAACTTTGCCCACCCCGTGTACGTGGCCGAAGCCCACGGCATTACCCGCCTGGTGGTGTACTTCGATAAGGAGCGCAAGCAGCGCATGGTATACGAGTTTGCCAGCGTGCAGCCCAAAGCCATTACCGACCAGGACCTGAAAATCACCACCACGGCCCCCGTGCTGGACTACGCCAAGGATGAAATGCAGGTGGGCATGCAGATGCTGGGCCTGATGCTGGGCGGCAGCCCCACCCGCCCCGCCAGCACCGACGAATAGGCCGCCTCAGCCGCTCCCACCGCCAGCGCCGCCCGGATGGCTCCGGGCGGCGCTGGCGGTGGGAGTGGAAGCCAGTAAAAAGCCCGGGCGGCTAAAAAAATGACTGTCCATTTAGCGGTTGCAGCGCCCGGCCGGGGAGTCTTCCTTTGCCTCAAAAACGATGCAGACCACCGCCTACCACCACTTTCGCCAGCTTCACTACCAGCCCGCGCCCCTGCTGCTGCCCACCATCTGGGATGCCCGCAGCGCGGCGGCCAGCCAGGCCCTGGGCTTCGCCGCCGTGGGCACTTCCAGCGCGGCCGTGGCCAGTGTGCTGGGCTATGCCGACGGGGAGCAGCTGCCCTTTGCCGAGCTGCGCTACCTGGTAAGCCGCATCTGCGCCAGCACCACCCTGCCGGTTTCCGTGGACGTGGAGGGCGGCTACAGCCGCGACCCGGCCCGCATTGCCGACCATATTGCCGAGCTGGCGGCCCTGGGCGTAGTGGGCGTCAACCTGGAAGACTCGGTGGATGAGCGGGGCGCGCGCCGGCAGCTGCCGGCGGCCGAGTTTGCCGCAACGCTGCGCACGGTGCGGGCCCGGCTGCAAGCCCACGGGCTGCGGGTGTTTCTCAACGTGCGCACCGACACCTACCTGCTGGGAGCGGAAGCACCGCTGGCGGCCACCCTAACGCGCCTGGCCCAGTACGAAGCAGCCGGGGCCGACGGCCTTTTCGTGCCGGGTCTGACCGATCTGGCCCAAACCCGCGACCTTTGCCGGGCGACGGCCCTGCCGGTGAACGTTATGGCCCTGCCGGCGCTGCCCGATTTTGGCGCGCTGGCGGCGGCCGGGGTACGGCGCATCAGCATGGGCAACTTCCTGTTTGAGGCCTTGGCTACGCGTCAGCAGCAGCTTAGCCGCCAGATTCAGCACGACCACGCCTTTACCTCCTTATTCGCCTGATGCCCGCTATAGACCTAATTGCCCCTACCGCGGCGGAGTGCTACCGGGCGCTGGTGGCCAAGGACGCTACCT is a window from the Hymenobacter aquaticus genome containing:
- a CDS encoding DoxX family protein — translated: MLRLLRPLFEPLTLPRWWQDALLLLPRLVGGYLLTAEFGAAKFGLPWSPPDNNLGLFEVAYWFPNDVAAYGGLFALLPGFFAWMGAFSEAVGGLLLALGLGTRLSAFLIICTMLVAIFMQQLQQGMWNMLPAAGFLWAALPALVLGSGRFGLDYLLAKPRRHENA
- a CDS encoding isocitrate lyase/PEP mutase family protein translates to MQTTAYHHFRQLHYQPAPLLLPTIWDARSAAASQALGFAAVGTSSAAVASVLGYADGEQLPFAELRYLVSRICASTTLPVSVDVEGGYSRDPARIADHIAELAALGVVGVNLEDSVDERGARRQLPAAEFAATLRTVRARLQAHGLRVFLNVRTDTYLLGAEAPLAATLTRLAQYEAAGADGLFVPGLTDLAQTRDLCRATALPVNVMALPALPDFGALAAAGVRRISMGNFLFEALATRQQQLSRQIQHDHAFTSLFA